The Vitis vinifera cultivar Pinot Noir 40024 chromosome 12, ASM3070453v1 genome has a segment encoding these proteins:
- the LOC132252607 gene encoding uncharacterized protein LOC132252607 codes for MAKCFSFAASRDWWYRYSFTSAGLRSVLTDLGEGTVMHCWVPKCHRQTKPNLVLVHGFGANAMWQYGYLLRHFIQRFNIYVPDLLFFGRSFTTRPERTEAFQAECVMKMMETHGVRKMNLVGVSYGGFVGYNMAVQFPEAMERLVLCCTGVCLEEKDMEQSLFAVSDLEEAASTLMPQTPEKLRELMKLSFVKPVKGVPNYFLTDFIDVSPLNICLCSYSFPNYFSL; via the coding sequence ATGGCAAAATGCTTCAGCTTTGCAGCATCCAGAGACTGGTGGTACCGATACTCTTTCACAAGCGCTGGCCTCAGGTCAGTGTTAACCGATCTTGGAGAGGGGACAGTGATGCATTGTTGGGTGCCAAAATGTCATAGGCAAACCAAACCCAACCTTGTCCTTGTCCACGGCTTTGGAGCCAATGCAATGTGGCAGTATGGCTACCTTCTAAGACACTTCATCCAGCGCTTCAACATTTATGTTCCGGACCTGCTCTTCTTTGGACGCTCCTTCACGACAAGGCCGGAGCGTACAGAGGCGTTCCAAGCTGAGTGCGTGATGAAGATGATGGAGACACATGGGGTGAGGAAAATGAACTTGGTTGGGGTGAGTTATGGTGGTTTTGTGGGGTACAACATGGCGGTGCAGTTCCCGGAGGCTATGGAGAGGTTGGTGCTGTGCTGCACTGGCGTATGCTTGGAGGAGAAGGATATGGAGCAGAGTTTGTTTGCGGTTTCAGATTTGGAGGAAGCTGCCAGCACTCTGATGCCTCAGACGCCCGAGAAGCTCAGGGAACTGATGAAGCTTTCCTTTGTCAAGCCAGTTAAGGGCGTGCCCAACTATTTCCTCACTGATTTTATAGATGTAAGTCCCCTCAACATATGCCTCTGTTCTTACAGTTTTCCAAATTACTTCTCATTATAA